One stretch of Amycolatopsis sp. NBC_00345 DNA includes these proteins:
- the pstS gene encoding phosphate ABC transporter substrate-binding protein PstS — translation MKIMRPLGAVGIAASAFLLAACGSDPAASNSSGSSAAAPAATGTAQVDCGGKSPLSGEGSTAQDKAVGVFKLAYGKQCSGQQVNYTASGSGAGVKQFNGNQVDFGGSDSPITGADLDAANKRCASPAWNIPMVVGPVAVAYKLQGVDKLTLTPTVIAKIFNGGIKNWNDPAIKAVKGNESFTFPDKPIQVVSRSDESGTTDNFQKYLGAAAKDVWTQGAGKKFNGGVGNGASGSNGVATAVKAADGAITYVEGAFAKDGITPALIDSGSGGVQLTGENVAKSLDTAKFLHDGTNDLALDLNGIYASNIPGAYPLLLTTYEIVCSKYSDANTAKAIKAFLTTAATTGQQQVSSQGYVPIPQSLQDKVLTAVKAIS, via the coding sequence GTGAAGATCATGCGGCCCTTGGGCGCCGTGGGCATCGCGGCGAGTGCGTTCCTGCTTGCCGCCTGTGGCTCCGACCCCGCGGCGAGCAACAGCAGTGGCAGCTCGGCCGCCGCGCCGGCCGCTACCGGCACTGCGCAGGTCGACTGCGGCGGCAAGAGCCCGCTTTCGGGCGAGGGCTCGACGGCGCAGGACAAGGCCGTCGGCGTCTTCAAGCTCGCCTACGGCAAGCAGTGCAGCGGCCAGCAGGTGAACTACACCGCGAGCGGCTCCGGCGCGGGCGTCAAGCAGTTCAACGGCAACCAGGTCGACTTCGGCGGCTCCGACTCGCCGATCACCGGCGCGGACCTCGACGCGGCGAACAAGCGCTGCGCCTCCCCGGCGTGGAACATCCCGATGGTGGTCGGCCCCGTCGCGGTCGCCTACAAGCTCCAGGGCGTCGACAAGCTGACCCTGACCCCGACCGTGATCGCGAAGATCTTCAACGGCGGCATCAAGAACTGGAACGACCCGGCCATCAAGGCGGTCAAGGGCAACGAGTCCTTCACCTTCCCGGACAAGCCGATCCAGGTCGTCTCCCGCTCGGACGAGTCCGGCACCACGGACAACTTCCAGAAGTACCTCGGCGCGGCGGCCAAGGACGTCTGGACCCAGGGCGCGGGCAAGAAGTTCAACGGCGGGGTCGGCAACGGCGCGTCGGGCTCCAACGGCGTCGCGACCGCGGTCAAGGCCGCCGACGGCGCCATCACCTACGTCGAGGGCGCGTTCGCCAAGGACGGCATCACGCCGGCCCTGATCGACAGCGGCTCCGGCGGCGTCCAGCTGACCGGTGAGAACGTGGCGAAGTCCCTCGACACGGCCAAGTTCCTCCACGACGGCACGAACGACCTCGCGCTGGACCTCAACGGCATCTACGCCAGCAACATCCCGGGCGCGTACCCGCTGCTGCTGACCACGTACGAGATCGTCTGCTCGAAGTACTCGGACGCCAACACGGCGAAGGCCATCAAGGCGTTCCTGACCACTGCGGCGACCACGGGCCAGCAGCAGGTCTCCAGCCAGGGCTACGTGCCGATCCCGCAGAGCCTGCAGGACAAGGTGCTGACCGCGGTCAAGGCGATTTCCTGA